A genomic segment from Anticarsia gemmatalis isolate Benzon Research Colony breed Stoneville strain chromosome 12, ilAntGemm2 primary, whole genome shotgun sequence encodes:
- the bbx gene encoding bobby sox — MHEQEVEGEPAHHARRPMNAFLIFCKRHRSVVRDKYPNLENRSITKILGEWWANLDKEEKACYTGLAKQYKDAFFSANPDFKWYKLPAPPLRTLSSRPRDLIDKQAESPTNEHHEHELEKTNNNSTKVDFNKKPQINHFEDIKPLSISMFTPGKLADEAQMGGLSSLLATKTEPQTTNPYYSPPCFKTNAISTPNDHRSHNLLQTAKLKGQNREDSIERQRELQNALTETSKVFEEDFVEEKPRIYYNMSNDMYTNQDVIDQIVDKRYSKDDEFGHQRNWSDDEKNMRSGRSCKGKRYQEFMAVGGLIVNKRQKRDSDKLDDSYSAACSWEPGSARSDESFNSNNDDPKQSCSSFDKTAESEDKIDTIDAPEQDNNANKTFKAADFDLDAKIRALPSLSLEKFQQKKRDNKRKKKTINLKPKVLESSHIVNSVPRSMMDERRATVESWRDTVIGSQKRKPRKISITRLEINSMVSSAERGPPCATPELKFATEAPRRAELPAPPPGDLLALATLAEVASNTCKLEQDSPASPASPASPACPAFPAEPGDAYFVERTD, encoded by the exons ATGCACGAACAGGAGGTTGAGGGGGAGCCGGCGCACCACGCGCGCCGCCCCATGAACGCTTTCCTAATATTCTGCAAAAGACACCGTAGCGTTGTCAGAGATAAATATCCTAATCTTGAGAACAG gtCAATAACCAAGATCTTAGGCGAGTGGTGGGCCAACTTGGACAAAGAAGAGAAAGCTTGCTACACAGGTCTTGCTAAGCAG TACAAAGACGCGTTCTTCAGCGCTAATCCCGACTTCAAGTGGTACAAGTTGCCCGCGCCACCGCTCCGCACACTCTCCTCCCGACCCAGGGACCTCATCGACAAACAAGCCGAGTCGCCCACCAACGAACACCACGAACATGAACTAGAGAAGACAAATAACAACTCTACCAAAGTGGACTTCAACAAGAAGCCGCAAATAAACCACTTTGAAGACATCAAACCGCTCTCAATCTCAATGTTCACCCCCGGGAAACTGGCTGATGAAGCCCAAATGGGAGGCCTAAGCAGCCTCCTCGCCACAAAGACTGAACCACAAACAACAAACCCCTATTACTCACCCCCGTGCTTTAAGACGAACGCGATCTCAACCCCAAACGATCACAGATCTCATAACCTATTACAAACCGCCAAGCTGAAAGGTCAGAACAGGGAGGACAGTATAGAGCGACAGCGAGAGCTCCAGAACGCTCTCACCGAGACCTCGAAAGTGTTCGAAGAGGACTTCGTCGAAGAGAAGCCGaggatatattataatatgtccAACGACATGTACACCAACCAGGATGTGATAGACCAAATAGTCGATAAGCGTTATTCTAAAGATGATGAGTTCGGCCACCAGAGGAACTGGTCGGACGACGAGAAGAATATGAGATCTGGTAGATCGTGCAAGGGCAAGCGGTACCAGGAGTTCATGGCCGTCGGGGGACTGATCGTGAATAAAAGGCAGAAACGGGACTCGGACAAGCTGGACGACAGCTACAGCGCCGCCTGCAGCTGGGAGCCCGGCAGCGCGCGCAGCGACGAGTCGTTCAACTCGAACAACGACGATCCGAAACAGAGCTGCTCCTCATTCGACAAGACGGCCGAAAGCGAAGATAAAATCGACACGATCGACGCACCCGAACAGGACAACAACGCCAACAAGACGTTCAAAGCCGCCGACTTCGACCTCGACGCTAAGATACGAGCCCTGCCCTCGCTCAGCCTAGAGAAGTTCCAGCAGAAGAAGCGCGACAACAAGCGCAAGAAGAAGACGATCAACCTGAAGCCGAAGGTGCTGGAGTCTTCCCACATAGTCAATTCAGTTCCTAGGTCGATGATGGACGAGCGGCGGGCCACGGTCGAGAGCTGGCGGGACACCGTGATCGGCAGCCAGAAGAGGAAACCGCGCAAGATCAGCATCACGCGGCTGGAGATCAACAGCATGGTGTCGAGCGCGGAGCGCGGGCCGCCGTGCGCCACGCCCGAGCTGAAGTTCGCCACGGaggcgccgcgccgcgccgagcTGCCGGCGCCGCCGCCCGGCGACCTACTGGCGCTGGCCACGCTGGCCGAGGTGGCGTCCAACACGTGCAAGCTGGAGCAGGACTCGCCGGCCTCGCCCGCCTCGCCCGCCTCCCCCGCCTGCCCCGCCTTCCCGGCCGAGCCCGGTGACGCATATTTCGTCGAACGTACCGACTAG
- the LOC142977109 gene encoding secretory phospholipase A2 receptor-like, with protein MFALIICALALSATIDVAQCKCLSDYIQLVDKSGWLWEQRELATFEEAAQHCKQLNAELASPYNEAILDGMRRLMDADLEYHVSLKVIIRPLQLPNSVHQDATVAPEMSKLLQNKLCVSMSEDEVNMVPCSKKLRYMCYVPEHNAINVCGENGYHFKKSTGSCYKVHTEHRSWQDANAVCMMEGGYLAVLNDAEESRVVQELFPQDHDFPTLKGFPKEIDPMYIGLQKLYQNEWLGVHGEKYEWDWNNGEPNYLETEHCGSMIRNGKLNNIECQLKTIFICERDARELRHIYQTPESLPHQLVETTTSLPPSPGAPLTSKPLLSPGASVSAEPAVTTV; from the exons atgttcgcgttaattatTTGTGCTCTCGCGTTATCAGCTACAATAG ATGTGGCGCAGTGCAAGTGTCTGTCTGATTATATACAACTTGTCGACAAGAGTGGATGGCTCTGGGAGCAGCGAGAACTCGCCACCTTCGAGGAAGCAGCACAACACTGTAAACAACTAA ATGCGGAACTAGCGAGTCCATACAACGAGGCGATACTGGACGGAATGAGGAGGCTCATGGACGCTGATCTTGAGTACCACGTCTCCCTGAAAGTTATTATAAGACCGCTTCAGCTTCCGAACA GTGTGCATCAAGACGCCACAGTTGCACCTGAAATGAGCAAGTTGCTTCAAAACAAATTGTGCGTATCAATGAGTGAGGATGAAGTTAACATGGTGCCGTGTTCAAAGAAACTGCGCTACATGTGTTACGTGCCTGAACACAATGCAATTAATGTTTGTGGCGAGAATG GATACCATTTCAAGAAGTCCACCGGCAGTTGTTATAAAGTTCATACTGAGCATCGGAGCTGGCAAGATGCCAACGCTGTGTGTATGATGGAAGGCGGATACTTGGCTGTGTTGAACGATGCTGAGGAGAGCCGGGTCGTCCAGGAATTATTCCCACAAGATCATGACTTTCCTACTTTGAAAGGGTTTCCAAAGGAAATTGACCCAATGTACATAGGTTtacaaaaattgtatcaaaacgAGTGGTTAGGTGTTCACG ggGAAAAATACGAATGGGATTGGAATAATGGTGAACCAAATTACTTAGAAACTGAACACTGCGGTTCGATGATTCGTAATGGAAAACTGAACAACATCGAATGTCAGTTGAAAACTATATTCATTTGTGAGCGTGACGCGAGAGAATTGAGACATATCTATCAGACGCCGGAGTCACTTCCGCATCAACTAGTGGAAACTACGACTTCATTGCCTCCCTCCCCCGGGGCTCCTTTGACCTCAAAGCCTCTACTGTCTCCTGGAGCTTCAGTCTCGGCCGAGCCTGCTGTGACCACGGTCTAG